The Watersipora subatra chromosome 1, tzWatSuba1.1, whole genome shotgun sequence genome has a window encoding:
- the LOC137386891 gene encoding serine-rich adhesin for platelets-like, which yields MDTNHSTVAKQGILKKVKPKQKSKYFVLHRDGRDQPARLEYYDSLKNWEARKKPKKAIPLKACFSVNEFANSKVEYGMALYTKDDCFQVGFDNESERDSWLQMIRALYTLHRDSRPFFEHVWNVKIRERGLGKGYEGEYRLCLKDRNVMFFKKMAVEETLAFPLEVIRHCGHTDNFFKLEVGRQAVTGPGEFWLEVDDELIASNVHQTLITVMNAPKDEDMFRPSSSSMSSKDRSSLKKGSTVNKSDTVSSKAGSTRGKSVSGTSGHSAGSDRHKNGPIMRSTASMKSERNRSDSIDSKSTLSSRQPSVSYTSIPAGSQRSIDNIPPSASLGDSRGSTPVRSLTPELKVSTLAEHDASQIPSYMDMSPFGPQANIPRSSSISSSSVHSWVSSKDVLDGSGAARCLVGLNASSGIHNDMGSSHQGPLTSQTVAARLSVGKRPERTQSYFSQTDDHADACTGKTTDADDSPYFDMLPQASYEESGNDAYFDMVPIATKEPSPSFKEHSTSESYFEMAPVAKAKSLAADHLSADTRLIASDTVGNADPYMDMMPVGSVPEKSLLYVDMAPSSSLDKADVDWHAEMAGDSYVDMVPACQSKDCLQVDMTSPFVSSSAGNIDSGYLDMTPAAMGQPSLADTSYIDMTSSDGKGLRQDFAGLSWEPYIDMTGKKARGCSQDGLRLEDVERPPLRHYSVGSRPTARRRELAQKDHYVEMCPSTDMTAKSRSVPHLMPLSLASNPDLTHLQEEYPSNHPSKAETLVMMSIDKSCASNESLKQRPRGNTWSSPRPSLHSQKSRLSTKSNSSRESLHSTCSDYIDMQMGSRSRDSEYVEMGARSVRHNRKHSHPMDTTKQSISAKFKSKLSPPKPSRSGGSSPSTLGASLKSSSHDTLSDRLNQSEYVGFMPDEVQRNPSLSMIGRRMSQPHQRIEPFPELSNSSEEETGMRSAASSFSSTRSSSSSRSSLARSDTASLKNSVLFGGGSQVDPDSYLDCQSVVVRGSPGSGPHTAHSSSIQPKSTRVRSFISDEPSETPTPKGKTTKVGKEQRVDAIQSYVDMVPVSKTSAKTRLKQSLPGQLPAQANPTLPQPSQQPTKVSPEASTSLHKPHPKKPANSVSKTRLSSPTQPAPTKATTDKFSSPHPRSSETISHHFQLSKPPPLNQSLPLPSQHITAASYALMGPQTDSDPYLMMDPPSRADASRKPNAVDEKLQSRLMVDVVESSGAPYSEMAFKSASTGTGSSGDSNHTLQLEEIAIEDCKPSLMDSPYSLYSKPLKIPKAPPCYIRQHSDDISIYPSPSIPAACYIRSDSNLSRNSDFDSISPLNSRETQDAIFDSLANAQPEDLSAMLRQGASSPCRFPSTSGNTTSSNSRCNSDSSDIPGSAAELERQQKKKLELVQEEKESCGSKEGSAESFTGSASSGKEIAGQVPAKCYIREDPKPSKTRAKVPSAPAPALPVRGISSDEKALRLSAGAETTEALPLNYVAIKHDDALVTSPPSNTGGMTSAAALARTPDGAIVAALATVNSGSDVNYTTIDIEKTLELGKKTAAGLLPL from the exons ATGGATACTAACCATTCAACTGTTGCAAAGCAGGGCATCCTCAAGAAAGTTAAG CCGAAGCAGAAGAGCAAGTACTTTGTGCTGCATCGCGATGGGCGAGACCAGCCAGCCAGGCTTGAGTACTATGACTCACTCAAGAACTGGGAAGCCCGCAAGAAACCAAAGAAGGCCATTCCTCTCAAGGCCTGTTTTAG TGTCAATGAGTTTGCCAATTCAAAAGTGGAATATGGGATGGCTCTCTACACCAAGGATGACTGCTTCCAAGTTGGCTTTGATAATGAGAGTGAGAGAGACTCATGGCTGCAGATGATAAGAGCCCTCTACACTTTACACAGAGACAGCAGACCCTTTTTTG AGCATGTTTGGAATGTAAAGATCAGGGAGAGAGGCTTGGGCAAAGGCTATGAAGGGGAATATAGATTGTGTCTCAAGGATAGAAATGTTATGTTCTTTAAAAAGATGGCTGTTGAAGAAACGCTTGCCTTCCCG TTGGAGGTGATACGTCACTGCGGCCATACAgataattttttcaagttaGAGGTTGGTAGACAAGCTGTGACAGGGCCAGGAGAGTTTTGGTTGGAGGTAGATGATGAACTGATAGCCTCTAATGTTCACCAGACACTCATCAC agtAATGAATGCTCCAAAAGATGAGGATATGTTTAGACCGTCAAGCTCAAGCATGTCTTCCAAGGATCGTAGCTCGTTGAAAAAGGGTTCAACGGTAAACAAGTCTGATACAGTTTCCAGTAAAGCGGGTTCAACACGTGGCAAGTCAGTATCAGGTACAAGCGGACATTCGGCAGGTAGCGACCG ACATAAGAATGGACCAATCATGAGATCAACAGCATCAATGAAGTCAGAAAG AAACAGAAGTGACAGTATAGACTCTAAATCTACGCTCAGTTCAAGACAGCCCTCTGTCTCATACACCAGTATACCGGCTGGCAGTCAAAGGTCCATCGATAATATCCCTCCATCTGCTTCTCTTGGCGACTCAAG AGGCAGTACTCCTGTCAGGTCTCTCACGCCTGAACTTAAAGTGTCAACCTTAGCTGAGCATGATGCAAGCCAGATCCCATCTTATATGGACATGTCTCCTTTTGGACCTCAGGCTAACA TCCCTCGAAGCAGCTCCATCTCATCGTCGAGTGTGCACAGCTGGGTCAGCTCAAAAGATGTCTTGGATGGGTCAGGCGCTGCTAGATGCCTTGTAGGCTTGAATGCTTCCTCTGGAATACATAATGATATGGGGTCTTCACATCAAGGACCACTCACATCACAAACAG TGGCTGCCAGACTCTCTGTTGGCAAAAGGCCAGAAAGGACCCAGTCTTATTTTTCCCAAACGGATGATCACGCAGATGCCTGCACGGGCAAGACAACTGATGCAGATGACAGCCCTTACTTTGACATGCTTCCTCAAGCTAGCTATGAAGAGTCCGGCAATGACGCTTATTTTGATATGGTTCCTATAGCTACTAAGGAGCCATCACCCTCTTTTAAGGAACACTCTACCTCTGAATCCTACTTTGAAATGGCCCCAGTAGCTAAAGCCAAGTCTTTAGCTGCTGATCATCTCTCTGCGGACACGCGTCTCATCGCCAGTGATACAGTAGGAAATGCTGACCCATATATGGATATGATGCCAGTTGGAAGCGTGCCAGAAAAATCCTTACTATATGTGGATATGGCACCCAGCAGCAGTCTCGACAAGGCTGATGTGGATTGGCATGCTGAAATGGCTGGAGACTCATACGTGGACATGGTGCCCGCTTGCCAGTCTAAGGATTGCCTTCAAGTCGACATGACTTCACCATTCGTCTCATCATCAGCAGGCAACATCGACTCTGGCTACCTCGACATGACACCTGCCGCCATGGGACAACCTTCTCTCGCTGACACTTCTTATATAGATATGACCTCGTCTG ATGGAAAGGGATTGCGACAAGACTTCGCTGGATTATCTTGGGAACCATACATCGATATGACCGGGAAAAAAGCGCGTGGTTGCAGTCAAG ATGGCTTACGCCTGGAGGATGTAGAGAGACCACCGCTAAGGCACTACAGTGTGGGCTCAAGACCCACTGCCAGACGTCGAGAACTTGCGCAGAAGGATCACTATGTTGAGATGTGTCCCAGTACAGACATGACAG CAAAGAGTCGATCAGTGCCTCATTTGATGCCACTTAGCTTAGCCTCAAACCCTGACCTCACTCACcttcaagaagaatatccatcAAACCATCCGAGTAAAGCTGAAACACTGGTGATGATGAGCATTGATAAATCTTGTGCTTCCAACGAGAGCCTCAAACAAAGGCCTCGTGGTAACACTTGGTCTTCTCCTCGTCCTTCCCTGCACAGCCAGAAGAGCAGGCTAAGCACAAAAAGTAACAGCAGCCGTGAGAGCCTGCATTCTACATGCTCAGACTATATTGATATGCAGATGGGTAGTAGGAGTAGAGACAGTGAGTACGTGGAAATGGGAGCGAGGTCAGTTAGGCATAATAGGAAGCATAGTCACCCAATGGATACAACTAAGCAGTCTATTTCAGCTAAATTCAAATCAAAGTTGTCTCCTCCTAAACCTTCCCGTAGTGGGGGATCATCTCCTTCCACTTTAGGCGCTTCATTAAAGAGTAGCTCTCATGACACTTTGTCTGATCGACTCAACCAATCAG AGTATGTCGGCTTTATGCCCGACGAGGTTCAAAGAAATCCATCGCTGAGCATGATAGGTCGACGGATGAGTCAGCCACACCAAAGAATAGAACCTTTTCCTGAGCTTTCCAATTCGTCAGAGGAGGAGACAGGCATGCGGAGTGCTGCTAGCAGTTTTAGCAGCACCAGGTCTTCATCCTCCTCTCGCTCTTCATTGGCTCGCTCAGATACTGCCTCTCTCAAGAATTCTGTTTTGTTTGGCGGAGGGTCCCAGGTAGACCCGGATTCATACCTCGATTGCCAGTCAGTGGTTGTGCGTGGTAGCCCCGGATCAGGCCCTCACACAGCACACTCTTCCAGCATTCAGCCGAAATCTACTAGAGTACGTAGCTTTATATCTGATGAGCCGTCGGAAACACCAACACCTAAAGGGAAGACGACTAAGGTTGGGAAAGAGCAGAGGGTGGATGCCATTCAGTCGTACGTTGATATGGTCCCTGTTAGCAAGACATCTGCAAAGACTCGATTAAAGCAGTCGCTGCCTGGCCAATTGCCCGCACAAGCTAATCCAACTTTGCCTCAGCCTAGTCAGCAGCCTACAAAAGTGTCTCCTGAGGCGTCTACAAGCCTTCATAAGCCTCATCCTAAAAAGCCAGCTAACAGTGTGAGCAAGACTCGTCTCTCTTCCCCGACGCAGCCAGCACCAACAAAGGCTACAACAGACAAGTTTTCCTCGCCTCACCCACGCTCCTCTGAGACTATTTCTCACCACTTTCAGTTGTCTAAACCGCCCCCTCTCAATCAATCTTTGCCTCTTCCCTCCCAACACATAACTGCTGCTTCATATGCTCTAATGGGCCCACAAACTGACTCTGATCCCTATCTCATGATGGACCCACCTAGTCGAGCAGATGCCTCTCGCAAGCCAAACGCTGTTGATGAGAAGTTACAGAGTAGGCTTATGGTGGATGTTGTAGAGAGTAGCGGGGCACCATACTCGGAGATGGCATTTAAATCTGCCAGTACGGGTACTGGCAGTAGTGGTGATAGCAACCATACTCTTCAGCTTGAAGAAATTGCAATTGAAGACTGTAAACCTTCTCTGATGGATTCTCCTTATTCTTTATACTCTAAG CCTTTGAAGATCCCTAAGGCACCACCATGCTATATAAGACAGCACTCTGATGACATCAGTATTTATCCTAGCCCATCCATACCTGCTGCTTGTTACATCAGATCTGACTCAAATCTAAGTCGTAACAGCGATTTTGACAGCATTTCTCCCTTAAACAGCAGGGAGACACAGGACGCAATATTTGACAGTCTTGCCAATGCACAGCCAGAG GACCTTTCTGCCATGTTGAGACAGGGTGCCTCTTCACCATGTCGGTTCCCATCGACTAGTGGCAACACAACTTCTTCGAACTCGAG GTGTAATTCGGACTCGAGCGACATACCAGGCAGTGCTGCTGAGCTTGAGCGCCAGCAGAAAAAGAAACTGGAGTTGGTGCAAGAGGAGAAAGAGAGCTGTGGTAGTAAGGAAGGCAGCGCTGAAAGCTTTACCGGTAGCGCGAGTAGCGGCAAGGAAATAGCTGGTCAGGTTCCTGCCAAATGCTATATTAGAGAGGATCCCAAGCCTTCTAAAACTCGAGCTAAGGTTCCATCTGCCCCTGCTCCTGCTCTACCCGTACGTGGAATAAGCAGTGATGAGAAGGCTCTAAGGTTATCAGCGGGTGCAGAGACAACCGAGGCGCTGCCTCTTAACTATGTGGCCATAAAGCATGATGATGCACTCGTTACCAGTCCACCATCAAACACTGGAGGCATGACTAGCGCTGCAGCTCTCGCTAGGACACCAGATGGCGCTATAGTCGCTGCACTTGCAACAGTTAACTCCGGCTCAGATGTTAACTATACAACTATAGACATCGAAAAAACACTTGAACTCGGCAAAAAGACTGCTGCAGGCCTCCTACCATTGTAA